In Mycteria americana isolate JAX WOST 10 ecotype Jacksonville Zoo and Gardens chromosome 5, USCA_MyAme_1.0, whole genome shotgun sequence, one DNA window encodes the following:
- the SRSF5 gene encoding serine/arginine-rich splicing factor 5 isoform X3, whose product MSGCRVFIGRLNPAAREKDVERFFKGYGRIRDIDLKRGFGFVEFEDPRDADDAVYELDGKELCSERVTIEHARARSRGRGRGRYSDRFSSRRPRSDRRNAPPVRTENRLIVENLSSRVSWQPICVVGLMTRSACGLS is encoded by the exons ATGAGCGGCTGCCGCGTCTTCATCGGGAGGCTGAACCCGGCCGCCAGGGAGAAGGATGTGGAGAGGTTCTTCAAGGGATACGGCCGCATCCGGGACATCGATCTGAAgagggggtttgggtttgtg GAATTTGAGGATCCCAGGGATGCAGATGATGCTGTCTATGAATTGGATGGAAAAGAGCTTTGCAGTGAGAG ggttaCAATTGAGCATGCAAGAGCACGCTCTAGGGGTAGAGGCAGAGGGAGGTACTCTGACCGTTTTAGTAGCCGCCGTCCACGTAGTGACAGGAG aaatgcCCCACCTGTAAGAACAGAAAATCGCCTCATAGTAGAAAATTTGTCTTCCCGAGTCAGCTGGCAG CCTATCTGTGTCGTTGGCCTTATGACGAGGAGTGCCTGTGGGTTATCCTAA
- the SRSF5 gene encoding serine/arginine-rich splicing factor 5 isoform X2 — translation MSGCRVFIGRLNPAAREKDVERFFKGYGRIRDIDLKRGFGFVEFEDPRDADDAVYELDGKELCSERVTIEHARARSRGRGRGRYSDRFSSRRPRSDRRNAPPVRTENRLIVENLSSRVSWQDLKDFMRQAGEVTFADAHRPKLNEGVVEFASYSDLKNAIEKLSGKEINGRKIKLIEGSKRHRSRSRSRSRSRSSSRSRSRSRSRSRKSYSRSRSRSRSKSRSVSRSPMPEKSQKRGSSSRSKSPSSVDRQRSRSRSRSADSGN, via the exons ATGAGCGGCTGCCGCGTCTTCATCGGGAGGCTGAACCCGGCCGCCAGGGAGAAGGATGTGGAGAGGTTCTTCAAGGGATACGGCCGCATCCGGGACATCGATCTGAAgagggggtttgggtttgtg GAATTTGAGGATCCCAGGGATGCAGATGATGCTGTCTATGAATTGGATGGAAAAGAGCTTTGCAGTGAGAG ggttaCAATTGAGCATGCAAGAGCACGCTCTAGGGGTAGAGGCAGAGGGAGGTACTCTGACCGTTTTAGTAGCCGCCGTCCACGTAGTGACAGGAG aaatgcCCCACCTGTAAGAACAGAAAATCGCCTCATAGTAGAAAATTTGTCTTCCCGAGTCAGCTGGCAG GATCTCAAAGACTTCATGAGACAAGCTGGGGAAGTAACCTTTGCAGATGCACACAGACCTAAGTTAAATGAAGG ggTGGTTGAATTCGCCTCTTACAGTGATTTAAAGAATGCTATTGAAAAGCTTTCTGgtaaagaaattaatggaaggaAAATCAAACTAATTGAAGGCAGCAAAAGGCACAG GTCCAGAAGCAGGTCACGGTCTCGTAGCAGAAGCTCATCCAGATCTCGTAGCCGTTCCCGTTCCCGCAGCCGCAAGTCTTACAGCAGGTCAAGGAGTAGGAGCCGTAGCAAGTCTCGATCAGTTAGTAGATCTCCAATGCCAGAGAAGAGCCAGAAACGTGGTTCTTCCAGTAGATCTAAATCCCCATCATCTGTGGATCGGCAGAGGTCTAGATCGAGGTCCAGATCTGCTGACAGTGGCAACTGA
- the SRSF5 gene encoding serine/arginine-rich splicing factor 5 isoform X1, whose product MSGCRVFIGRLNPAAREKDVERFFKGYGRIRDIDLKRGFGFVEFEDPRDADDAVYELDGKELCSERVTIEHARARSRGRGRGRYSDRFSSRRPRSDRRNAPPVRTENRLIVENLSSRVSWQDLKDFMRQAGEVTFADAHRPKLNEGVVEFASYSDLKNAIEKLSGKEINGRKIKLIEGSKRHSRSRSRSRSRSRSSSRSRSRSRSRSRKSYSRSRSRSRSKSRSVSRSPMPEKSQKRGSSSRSKSPSSVDRQRSRSRSRSADSGN is encoded by the exons ATGAGCGGCTGCCGCGTCTTCATCGGGAGGCTGAACCCGGCCGCCAGGGAGAAGGATGTGGAGAGGTTCTTCAAGGGATACGGCCGCATCCGGGACATCGATCTGAAgagggggtttgggtttgtg GAATTTGAGGATCCCAGGGATGCAGATGATGCTGTCTATGAATTGGATGGAAAAGAGCTTTGCAGTGAGAG ggttaCAATTGAGCATGCAAGAGCACGCTCTAGGGGTAGAGGCAGAGGGAGGTACTCTGACCGTTTTAGTAGCCGCCGTCCACGTAGTGACAGGAG aaatgcCCCACCTGTAAGAACAGAAAATCGCCTCATAGTAGAAAATTTGTCTTCCCGAGTCAGCTGGCAG GATCTCAAAGACTTCATGAGACAAGCTGGGGAAGTAACCTTTGCAGATGCACACAGACCTAAGTTAAATGAAGG ggTGGTTGAATTCGCCTCTTACAGTGATTTAAAGAATGCTATTGAAAAGCTTTCTGgtaaagaaattaatggaaggaAAATCAAACTAATTGAAGGCAGCAAAAGGCACAG TAGGTCCAGAAGCAGGTCACGGTCTCGTAGCAGAAGCTCATCCAGATCTCGTAGCCGTTCCCGTTCCCGCAGCCGCAAGTCTTACAGCAGGTCAAGGAGTAGGAGCCGTAGCAAGTCTCGATCAGTTAGTAGATCTCCAATGCCAGAGAAGAGCCAGAAACGTGGTTCTTCCAGTAGATCTAAATCCCCATCATCTGTGGATCGGCAGAGGTCTAGATCGAGGTCCAGATCTGCTGACAGTGGCAACTGA
- the SLC10A1 gene encoding hepatic sodium/bile acid cotransporter encodes MNKTKAAFESPEPWSPGPTQSTSLTSAAPPFAFSQQATDKALNAILIVVLFVIMVSLGCTMEIAKITTHLRKPKGVAIAVMAQYGVMPLTAFVLGKLFQLGATESLAILICGCCPGGNLSNIFSLALRGDMNLSIVMTTCSTVLAIGLMPLLLYLYSGGLYEGDLEGKVPYKGIITSLVLMLIPCAIGIILNEKKPQYTGFTIKAGMVVLLLSSAAIIVLSVANVGSSIMVIFSPSLLGSSALMPFIGFLLGYFLSAIFKLNDRCRRTVCMETGCQNVQLCSTILKVAFAPEIIGPLYFFPLLYLLFQLGEGLLLVLVFRIHDRIKKPNGKYSFAPVFLNTFQSKPHKLT; translated from the exons ATGAACAAGACCAAGGCAGCTTTTGAGAGCCCAGAGCCTTGGAGCCCAGGTCCCACACAGAGCACCTCCTTGACCAGTGCGGCACCACCATTTGCATTCAGCCAGCAGGCCACAGACAAAGCGCTGAATGCAATCCTTATTGTGGTCCTCTTCGTCATCATGGTATCCCTGGGGTGTACGATGGAGATAGCCAAGATCACAACCCACCTCAGGAAACCCAAAGGCGTGGCAATTGCTGTAATGGCTCAGTATGGCGTCATGCCCTTGACAGCATTCGTATTGGGCAAGCTCTTCCAGCTGGGTGCTACAGAATCCCTGGCCATCCTTATCTGTGGCTGCTGCCCAGGGGGAAACCTCTCCAACATCTTTAGCCTGGCACTAAGAGGGGACATGAACCTCAG CATTGTAATGACCACATGCTCAACAGTCCTGGCGATCGGACTAATGCCTCTGCTTCTGTACCTTTACTCGGGAGGACTATACGAGGGTGATTTGGAGGGCAAGGTGCCTTACAAAGGAATAATCACCTCCCTGGTCCTAATGCTAATCCCCTGTGCCATCGGCATCATCTTGAATGAGAAGAAACCACAGTACACTGGCTTTACCATCAAG GCAGGGATGGTTGTGCTTCTACTGTCATCTGCTGCAATAATCGTTCTGTCTGTGGCCAATGTGGGAAGCAGTATCATGGTCATCTTCTCACCATCCCTCCTGGGATCTTCTGCCTTGATGCCTTTTATTGGATTCCTGCTGGGCTATTTTCTCTCAGCAATCTTCAAGCTTAATGACCG atgcAGGCGGACAGTGTGCATGGAAACTGGCTGCCAGAACGTGCAGCTTTGCTCGACTATCCTCAAGGTCGCCTTTGCCCCAGAAATCATCGGGCCCCTGTACTTCTTCCCACTGCTCTACTTGCTCTTCCAGCTTGGAGAGGGACTTCTGCTGGTCCTGGTCTTTAGGATCCATGACAGAATAAAGAAACCAAATGGCAAGTACAGCTTTGCTCCTGTATTTCTTAACACTTTCCAATCCAAACCACATAAGCTTACATAA